GCTGGGGCGATTGAGTGAGTTTCGAGTTGGTGGAGGACGAAATGATCGATACCATTTCTTGGCCAGCTGGGATGGGTAATCGACGGTAATGCAGGCGAAGCGATCGGTTGATAGGCCCAATGTGACTTGGCTGGATCAGCGGGGTCAATGCCGTCGGGCCAAATCGCACCTGCGTCGATCCACTTGGTTAGAAGGGAAACTTCTTTCGCGGAAAGCGGTTTTCCCTCTGGCGGCATGCGCTGATCGGGGTCATGGCTCGTGATGCGGCTGATGAGGGGGCTTTTTCCACTTTGTCCGGGAGAGATAGCGTGGCCCGAATCACCCCCAGAAAATGCGAGTTGCTTTTGGTCTAGCCGTAGGCCAGCTTCACTCGTTTCAAAGCCATGGCAACTGTAGCATCTCGAACGAAAGATGGGTTGAATCTGTGAAGTAAAGTCGATTGTCGCTGCGGTTTCATTGGCTGACGCATTGGGATGGAGCAGGCATCCAACTAAGACGACCAAACCGAATGGTAAGAACCGAATTGCCATCGTTGTTTGACTCCTGGGATGAACGACTTCGACACGCCCTCAGGATAATCGCTGCCGCGTCAGCCGAGTAGCTCTTGCCACGACAATGGCCCAAGAAAGTGAACAAAATAAGTGTCGTCACCGCGCGGGAAGCAGTCCGATGGAGTTGAGTGTCGACCAATTCAGCCGGCTGTCGCCGTATTCGGCCTTCGTCCGGTCGATTGGGGGACGTCGATTGGGGGACGTCGATTGCCCCTTTTTAAGACTGAAGGATGTCGGTGAGTTCACCCGAACTGTCTGCGAATGATTCCGTCGGAATGGATAGCTTATTTAGTAAAGTGACAAACAAATTCGAAAGCGGAATGCTGTCGCTTAGTTGGCGGAATTGGCCATGCTCAAGACCCATTTGTTGACCACCGGCTAACACGAGCGGGTAGTTGGAGTTGTTGTGTGTTTGGCTATTGCTGCTTCCGTACAGGATAAGGGAATGATCCAGGATGGTGGCGTCTCCTTCCTGAGACGCATCCAGGCGACCGAGGAAAAAAGCGAATTGTTCCGCCATGAAACGGTCCCATTTCCCCAGGTTTTCTGCGCCTTGCGGTTTGTTCCAATCATGAGCCAAGCTGTGTAGCGAGCCTTTAAACCCCTGAAGTTGTGGGAATTTCCCTGCCTTTGAGGAGGCGTCTGCCATGCTGGCAATTTGGTAGGTTGCGACCCGCGTTGAATCGGTGCGAAACGCCAGGTAAATCAGATCGTACATGGTGCGAATCAAGGCTTGAGGGGCTTCGTCATCCGACGCGAGCTGGAGTTTTTCGCGATCCTGGTCGCTAAGTTCGGGGCGAGGGATTTCGATCCAAGCTTGTGCTTGACCGACCTGTTGCTCAATTTGCCGAACGGAAGCCAGATACTCATCCAGCTTTTGGCGATCGTTATTGCCGAGTTTCATGCGGAGCGAATTTGCGTTGGCCAGAATTCGGTCTAGCATTTGAGAAGTGCTTTTCAGGCGTCGCTGTTCGGCAAGCGATCCAGCATCTCCAGCCCCAAAGAAGCGGTCGAATATTTGTTGTGGTTGGTTCAGCGCCGGAATCGGATAGCCTTGATCGTTATAAGACAGTGTGCTGGAGCGTGTGGGTTCGCCTACGCCACCATCGGTCGACATCGTCAGAGAGGCAAAACGAGTTTGTGGGCCTATCGATTTGGCGATTACCTGATCCAAGGAAACCGTGTTACGTAGGTACTTGCCGTTCAGATGAGCACCGGTCAAGAACGTATCGCCCGTGTCATGGGCTCCCATTTTTCGACCGTTGGGGTGGGATAATCCTCCGATAACCGACAGTTTGCTGCGCAGTTTTTCGAGGGACAACAGGCTCTCATTGAACTGGAAGTCGCGTCCTGGTTTGTCCGGAAACCAACGCCACTTAGCTGCTTGGCTGTCAGGTTTTGGTAGACTCACTCCAAAGGGAAAGTAGATACCGCA
The DNA window shown above is from Pirellulaceae bacterium and carries:
- a CDS encoding DUF1552 domain-containing protein, with protein sequence MSRKSWHLDRRTFLMGTGASLALPYLECMAQDVPPLNRPHRFCGIYFPFGVSLPKPDSQAAKWRWFPDKPGRDFQFNESLLSLEKLRSKLSVIGGLSHPNGRKMGAHDTGDTFLTGAHLNGKYLRNTVSLDQVIAKSIGPQTRFASLTMSTDGGVGEPTRSSTLSYNDQGYPIPALNQPQQIFDRFFGAGDAGSLAEQRRLKSTSQMLDRILANANSLRMKLGNNDRQKLDEYLASVRQIEQQVGQAQAWIEIPRPELSDQDREKLQLASDDEAPQALIRTMYDLIYLAFRTDSTRVATYQIASMADASSKAGKFPQLQGFKGSLHSLAHDWNKPQGAENLGKWDRFMAEQFAFFLGRLDASQEGDATILDHSLILYGSSNSQTHNNSNYPLVLAGGQQMGLEHGQFRQLSDSIPLSNLFVTLLNKLSIPTESFADSSGELTDILQS